taaaattaaacttttaacttatctgATATAATAGTTGTGGGAATGGTCACTGGATTGATGCTTTAACTGCTCAATGTAGTTGATTTAGCTCTAAACGAATGATTTGGTTAAAGATTTCAAGAGAGGAGGCACTTGTCATTTTTGTGTCTATAGTCTTAATTTCTGAacatttttgtttctgtttatTAGAATTGTTTCATactttggaaaaataaaattccagGTGGATTAAGTAATATCAATTCATGGATGTAAAAAAGGAGACAACTTTGCCATTCCTCACATGATACTGTTTTGAGGGAACACTCAAGTGCTCCTCCACTAAAATCACAGTTGGTTTTTGtggatctctctctctctctctcacacacacacacactatatttaaatttggataTGCATGAGCCTAAGGGAACCATAaccaagagaagaagaagaagctagAGATGGAGAAAGCTAATGGTAAAGATGTTTCTCTTCAAGAACTTAGAGACAGGCTTGCTGAGTTTGCTGAAGTTAGAGGATGGGATCAATATCACAGTCCCAGAAATCTCCTCTTGGCACTAGTAAGACTTTTCTATACCTGAATATGCAactttcagttaaaattaagattGCTCTTTAACTtctatgcattttttttttttttatgcaggTGGGAGAGGTTGGTGAGCTTTCTGAAATATTTCAATGGAAGGGAGAAGTTGCAAGAGGACTGCCCAATTGGAGCTCTGATGACAAAGAGCATTTAGAGGAAGAGCTCTCTGATGTTTTGCTTTATCTTATTCGTCTTGCTGATGTTTGTGGTCTTGATCTTGGTCAAGCTGCACTTACAAAGATGGTGAAGAACGCAAGCAAATACCCAATTGGCAACAAAAAATCTTCCACCTGAAAGTTTTCTGCTCAACTCTACTTTGTACTTTCATGTTTTTTTCTCCTGTcgttcttgttttctttttccaaagGTGGTGTTGTTGAGTGTAGTTTGTGAGAGAGAAGTACTATGGTATAATTACAGAGCTTtagaacaaattaattaatctctCTTTTAGCATCTAAACCTCCTTGTTTAgttcttttaaataattataatcaagTTGGCCAAAGAAGAGCCCTCGGAAGCCACAAGCATAATCATATAAATGGTAGGTCAATCATGCTTGATGTCAGCTTGTCAAAGTTTCTCATCACCGAAATGATTAATCATTACCATACATAGTGGAGAATTAACTAAATCCTTAATTATGCTGGTTAAATGGAGGTGTCATGTAAAGCTCAAAAATCTTGATGCTTCCATTGATGTTGACCATTTGAGTAAAGTGATTCTTGGGGAAATGGGTGGTTATCAACAGGGATGCAACTTGATAAATTGTTTATTGTGGACACTAATTGCCTGAGCTGATGCCATTAAAGAGGGCAAGTCCATTAAAATTGTGATACTGATGGGCTTGGTTAATGCAGATTTCTGAGGCGCAAAGAGCAGTAGAAAGAGAGATGcatgaaatatgtatatatgttatccCTGAAACAAACGTGTTCAATGGGGATGCAATGCAGAGAGTTTCAAACAAGTGATCATGAAATCTAGCTGACCGTGTTTCCCACTATAGATTGCTTTCCCCAAACAACGCTCATCTGTCGCCATGGACAAATTGATAACACATCAAGATCCACTACTATATATTCTCAAGATTTTCTATGGaacaaatttatatcaattgtATGTGGGTagtttaaaaggtaaaaaatgtAGAATCTTAAAGGAAAAAGTTTATGTTCGAGATCCGTTGATACTATATAAAGATTACTCTTGAATTATCCAATGAAATGATTGTAGATCATTAGACTTATGGTGTAATTTACTTTGTGTGGTTAATTCGGTTTTGAAAAAATAGTTcgactttaataaaatttttcatcaaaaaaataaataaataaaactttgctAGGATTGTCATTGATTTCAACCATGCACAACTATTTCTAAGctttcttaattaaaaacatacttAATGACCCTTGATGATTTGATTAAGTGATGTGAAAACATTGGAAATTTGTCTAAGACAATCTGTCCTTGTGACACTTTCGGTGTCGGTGTTTAAACTTTCATAACCCTGTTCAAAtatctgttaaaaaaaaaaaaccctaattaaatACACAATTTCTTGaataggatatatatatatatataaaagcttaaataaaactatacaaatATAGATAGATTACACAAACTTTTGATGTagagcaaagaaaaaaataattacgcgattgatagttataataaaaggtaaaataaaattcaattatataatattatattattattaatatttattacaaCCGCACAtaacatcataaaaaataaaactaaataagtAGGGGGGATTGGTTCactgtatataaaaattactctgataatctattttttattattaaaattactttatttaatttgttaataataaaatattttgataatattttattatcaataatgatgtgaCAAGTTATCGCTTTAGATATTTgaagattactaaagtaatcttgattttactACTATTATAactttacttattaattttttaggtatTATAATCTCTGACATAATCACTATCTGTAAAGCTAAATAAATACGACTTTTTTTATCTTGTAATACAACTCATAATCTTTCTGACCTTGCAACTATCAAAGAATTTATTTTGCAGCAAGAAGATGTATCTCTGTTGAGCATTCCATGTAACCTCTAATGAGACTTACAACATGCATAATATTAGTTCTGTGTTGCAATCAAATACTTAGACTTTCCACAATTTGCTTGTGAAGAGTGCAATCCACCTTTCTTCCTTCAATATCTCTAAAACTTTCAAACCAAACCCAATTAATGTATTCATAAAATTACAATCTTCATCTAAAACCCatataaaatttcttgaacATATTCTTCTAAAGAAATGAAATCTTGGTATAAAGTGCACCACTTCAATACCTATCAAATAATGCATCAACCTAAGATCAgatcaatcatatcaaattcaatcatGATGAACTTCTCGAACTTGTCAAATACTACACCATTAGTttcaaggaaaataaaattatccacATATAAGAACGTAATGAGTATACTCCCCGattacttaatttaataaaaagtgtGTGCTAATatagacatttttttaaatcttcctTCGAAAAATAAGTATTGATATGACTATACCAagcttgtttgaatttgttttatcCCATATAATGTTATGGTTATGTTCTAAGAATACATTgcgttttttaaataatgtaagcaaatattcaataaataaaaatgttttatctaTATTACTATTGATCTCCCTATAATACATTTACAAGTAGGGGTAGATTCGGGCCAAGTCGAGCTCAAACACCCCTCGGCTCTAGTTTAGCTTGCATTAAAAAACGAGCTATATTTTtaggtttgaattcaattcgaattttgATTAAACGAATTTGAACTGAACTAAATCAAGTTGAATTAATTTTCAAGACTGAGTCAACTTGGATTATATCTAAACCGTATTGAAAATTGGAGATCGTCTCATCTCTACATCCAATTGCAATATTTCAAAATGATCTCCCTATTTAAAGGATGGTAAGACATAAATGAAATCtaaagaatatgaaaatgtgaaaaacaaGTTTGAAGATAATTTGATGGAGTTCTTATTGTGGTGACAATTGAGTCCCTAAAGCAAGAGTATTTACACAAGAAACTACACCAAAACATTCTTCAATCGAGTTGAATACTCTTTGACTCAAGTTCGACTCTAATTTAAAAAACGAGCCAAATGCTTTGGCTAGAGttcgattaaaattttaatcaaacgaATTTAAATCGAACTAAATCAAGCTGAATTGACTTTTAAGACTGAGCCAACTGGGATCATATCCAAGCCTATTTACAAGTATGAATTTACACTAGTGATCAAGGATCTAGATACACTATATGTGAAGATAAAATTCATACTTATATGAAACAATCATATACGAGAggtatacaatttttataagattattgTGATGTCTATCTCTATGTGGGTAATGAGTTTGGAATCActaaaattcaagtttttgcCTTTTATTAAGCATTTCTATATGGGCCCATTGGGTAGTCAATAAAAGTTATCTTAGATAATATGTATTGACAATATTATATCctcattaatttaaactatttagTATAAAGTTTCGGAGAAATACAGAGGCATGGacgaaatattttatttaatatattaatcaagAAGAACTTGGATGATTGTCATGCCAAGTTTAATATAACAATGAGCTAAATTTGACATAATTAATGGAGAATAATTTGCATAGAAGTCACATAGAGTTTTGGACTAAATTAAAACTGTCCAAAAACACTTTTTGTATAAAGAGCAAttctatgtatacccatttaaaaaaaaaaaaatatatatatatatatatatatatatatatatatatacacacgtatacatgttatcatgtgattggttgttattttaacttttatttaaaatgaaaaatgtgtactcaaaatagatacgtataattttattgttatataaagAAGACAAAATCACTATTACATGcaagataaaaatatttctctctctcatttttctCGCATACCTAAGAGCCGATTCTCCAAATTTTGTTGCAATGTTGTTTCGGAATCGTTTCTCAACTCTAAAATTGCAGAGGGTCATACATACAAGCTTTCGGATTTGTTCTAGAAGCAGAAATGCCTACTCGTTTCTTGCAAACTTGATTGAAATGTAATGGTTCTTGCAAACTCAATTTCATTTTGGATGATTTTAGGTGAACATAAGGTGAATTTGAGACATACATGAGTTTATGTGCTTAGACACCTATAAATTTCAAAGCCTTCAATTTAGCATCAGAGCatgttttaaaatgaaattaaattgatttagaaCCAGATTACTGCATATGCATGGATGTGGCATCAAGAACTTGCACGGATGTATAAATGGTGGAATGATATGCAAAGAATAGGCTTGCACGTAATTGGAGATGGCGGTGGGTTGTGTCAAACCAGCCTCAATGCAACCCATCGTGTCCAATTGTCGTGCCAGAGTTAAGCCTATCAATTGACGGACCTAGTAGGCTAAGACGATCTGTTAGAATTGAAGGGCTCGTGACATGGCCTAAGGCCTCTTAAGTCGTGCCTTTGTGGGCTTTTAACAAGCCATCCCCgaattataatgttttaataatttttaatgaattttattttttgtgagcCTTATCTTAAGGCCTTGACACACCCTGCATGGCATGCAAGCTTGGTACAACCTACTACAATAATGGTTTGTGTCCTCATGGGTCAACCCGTCTCCCTTGATATGTCTACACAATCGATTCAAATGGATTTTGTGCTCGTAATTTAAATtgctatataaatataatattctgttttttgtttatgttaaaaaaaaaagacatattgttagataataaaaatataaagagcTATGAAAGGATATTTAATTTGAAGGAAGTTTTCCCTCTTCAAgtatcaagaagaaaaaaagaagagatattattagatttaaaaaaatgtatttgttGAATAAATCTTTTCAAATGTTTTCCAAAGATAAATGTTTCTTAGTTTGAAAAGATTTATAAGATTTGTTTTGTTATAAGTTTACACTAAAGATGAAGAATTATAGATTAAAGAATTCACAGATctaagaattaataaatatggttagatcataaaatattcaaagacatatgataaatgataaaaagtaCATGGatttatgatgaatatgaatgaTTAAAGCTCTGTgcacctattataaatataaatacaatgaTAGGCCTATAAACATATTGTGAATATGAATACGAATACAATAAAATACTTGTGGACCTATGACGAATATGAATATGAGTGATGAAAAGTCTACGGActtacaataaatataaataagaagaCAATCGAGCAACCAAGGATACATGTGACACTGTGATAAAGGCGaagtatgaaatttttgttttatatattataagtaaCCATTatgaattcatttaaaattattttacgaAGAACAATATTACATGTACacattttgcatatataaaatgagtacacaaattttgtgttattatgtaattatatgttattttatctttaatttaaaatcaccaaatcacataataacatatcatttatgtactcattttgtatatttaaaatatgtacacataattttattatattatgaaacATGAGTCATGATGGGTATTGTATTTCCTTGTGAGTAATGAATacgaaaatgttttatttttgcttttcaCTTCCTTCTGTTGAATTCATTTTATGtactatttgtatatttaaaatgtatacataaaatcttttatttatttagtttaattcatttgtttataattttaatgtaaattatcATGTTAAAAAGatggatgaagaagatgaaacaaaGAATGAAGAAATTGATGAAATAGTAGCCAAAAAGATAAACCAAGGTTAATAGTGTGTTTGCATGTAATCTTGGATTGTTTGACTTGATTGAAATGGATTAGAAATGTTCTAAATTGTTTTGGTTGATGAAAAAACATGTTAGTGGATGCAACGTATGTGGTGAAATTGGAAGGATTCGATGAAATGGTCAAAGTGTTTGACATGTAACAACGTTTGACTTGTTGAATGAAAATGCATATacatttgatgaaattttgtatgaatttgACTCTTAAAGATAGCAAAAGTAACGGAGTATAAAAACTTTTAAGATAATACTTGGATTAAAATGTATGTCACGTTTGT
Above is a genomic segment from Mangifera indica cultivar Alphonso chromosome 3, CATAS_Mindica_2.1, whole genome shotgun sequence containing:
- the LOC123210921 gene encoding dCTP pyrophosphatase 1-like, whose translation is MEKANGKDVSLQELRDRLAEFAEVRGWDQYHSPRNLLLALVGEVGELSEIFQWKGEVARGLPNWSSDDKEHLEEELSDVLLYLIRLADVCGLDLGQAALTKMVKNASKYPIGNKKSST